The Eretmochelys imbricata isolate rEreImb1 chromosome 19, rEreImb1.hap1, whole genome shotgun sequence genome contains a region encoding:
- the IFI6 gene encoding interferon alpha-inducible protein 6, translated as MWWQSQLLLLVCLVLSSGSADKFIDDEEEDGCTLIDALSYLVMGGVALMYGGPALVGALGFQATGIAAKSVGSWLMSWSAISSGGGVPAGGVVATLQSLGAKAGSMAWGSIGSKMGYSAHQNFICGKKRKSKKQSSPFPSRRLSGKLPLGS; from the exons ATGTGGTGGCAATCCCAGCTTCTCCTCCTGGTGTGTCTGGTTCTGTCCAGTGGCTCTGCTGACAAGTTTATAg ATGATGAAGAGGAGGATGGCTGCACATTAATAGATGCTCTCTCGTACCTGGTCATGGGCGGAG TTGCTCTGATGTACGGAGGACCAGCCCTGGTGGGTGCATTGGGGTTCCAGGCCACCGGCATAGCTGCCAAGTCCGTGGGTTCCTGGTTGATGAGTTGGTCTGCCATAAGTTCGGGAGGCGGCGTGCCTGCAGGGGGAGTCGTGGCCACGCTCCAGAGCCTCG GGGCTAAAGCAGGCAGCATGGCCTGGGGGTCGATTGGCTCCAAGATGGGCTACTCTGCCCACCAGAACTTCATCTGTGGCAAGAAACGGAAGTCCAAGAAGCAGTCATCCCCTTTCCCCTCTCGCCGGCTGTCGGGAAAGCTACCGCTGGGCTCTTGA